A stretch of DNA from candidate division KSB1 bacterium:
TAAAAACTTGTTAGAGATAAGTCCCCTCTCTAGAGGGGAATTATTATTTACATTGAAATGCTAAAAAATAATAGCTATTCACTAATTATCAGTATGAAAGAGCAGTCGAAAACTTGTTGTAGATTATTTGATCGAAGTAAGGGAAAGTAAAAAGAATTCCAAATTCCCCTCTTGAGAGGGGATTTAGGGGTGTGTAATTTTACTTTAAAAAAACCCATTAACTCATGCCAAAACGCAAAATTATACCATACAATCCAAAACTAAAAGAATTTGCCAGGAATCTCCGCAATAACAGCACGTTATCTGAGATATTACTTTGGAAGAAACTAAAAGGAAAACAAATTCGCGGTTATGATTTTCACCGTCAAAAACCGCTTGATAATTATATTGTTGATTTCTTTTGCAATGAACTGATGTTAGCCATAGAGATCGATGGTAGAAGTCACCATTACAAAGTTTTAGCAGATCGAGAACGGCAAAATAGTTTAGAATCATTTGGAGTCCATTTTCTTCGTTTTACAGATTATGAAGTCAAAACGAACATGGACAATGTAATTAGAGTTATTGAAGCGAAGATAATAGAACTTGAAGCGAAGGATTGATTGTTAGGTGAATACACACCCCTGAAAATGCTCCCGTCTGAACGGGAGGGAATTCATGGAGCCAATCCTCATGTCGAATTCCTTCTATCGACCATGATATTTTAAAATCTTTAATACATAAGCGAATCGTGTGTAATTTAACGTTATCTTTGATAGATACAATTATTGACCACAGCAATCCTCAAGTGTATGTGTTCGAGTATTTTCCGGGAGATGATCTGTTTACTCCATTTGAACGACGAAGAGGTTTACCGATTGGTAATTTAACCAGCCAGTTTTTTGCAAATTATTATCTTAACCCGCTTGACCATTTTGTAAAAGAAAAGTTAAAGTGTCAGGGATATATCAGGTACGTAGATGATTGTGTGCTTTTCTCGAACTCCAAAAGTGAATTGCGAAATTGGAAAAGGAATATAGCAGATTTTCTAGAACATTTTCGTTTAAGATTACATCCCGATAGATGTCAAATCTATCCGGTAAAAAATAGCAGCCGATTTTTGGGTCAAGTTATTTTCAGAACACACAGAAGA
This window harbors:
- a CDS encoding RNA-directed DNA polymerase, with the protein product MPSIDHDILKSLIHKRIVCNLTLSLIDTIIDHSNPQVYVFEYFPGDDLFTPFERRRGLPIGNLTSQFFANYYLNPLDHFVKEKLKCQGYIRYVDDCVLFSNSKSELRNWKRNIADFLEHFRLRLHPDRCQIYPVKNSSRFLGQVIFRTHRRLCSKNVRKFKKRIYIWQEYPCENIQQRVASWIGHARQADTFCLLKSLGL
- a CDS encoding DUF559 domain-containing protein, which translates into the protein MPKRKIIPYNPKLKEFARNLRNNSTLSEILLWKKLKGKQIRGYDFHRQKPLDNYIVDFFCNELMLAIEIDGRSHHYKVLADRERQNSLESFGVHFLRFTDYEVKTNMDNVIRVIEAKIIELEAKD